Proteins co-encoded in one Pelobates fuscus isolate aPelFus1 chromosome 5, aPelFus1.pri, whole genome shotgun sequence genomic window:
- the ADORA2A gene encoding adenosine receptor A2a, giving the protein MLTQWDQVYIVLEVVTAVLAILGNVLVCWAVRINSNLQNATNYFVVSLAAADIAVGLLAIPFAISISTGFCATFYSCLFIACFVLVLTQSSIFSLLAIAADRYIAIRIPLRYNSLVTSQRANIIIAVCWLLSFIIGLTPMLGWHKNFDNSNDKNETNKTNTSTMSPTCSPPMLECLFESVVTMDYMVYYNFFACVLVPLLLMLGIYLRIFMAARRQLKQMELKVVCGERSRSTLQREVHAAKSLAIIVGLFALCWLPLHIINCFNLFCEGCDRPPTWLMYFAILLSHVNSVVNPLIYAYRIREFRHTFRKILHQNLLGRAEPFQSRTVSSKSLSYGADEEAGHIHIRHSSSIHSTHSNGSCKLKDVWHQNGCQIGHKVERTGWHKCEKQKKETLEISQIKSLMGT; this is encoded by the exons ATGTTAACACAGTGGGATCAGGTTTATATAGTGCTAGAGGtagtcaccgcggtgctggccaTACTTGGCAACGTGCTTGTGTGCTGGGCGGTGCGCATTAATAGTAACCTGCAGAATGCCACCAATTATTTTGTGGTGTCACTGGCTGCTGCAGACATTGCTGTGGGACTGCTGGCCATTCCATTTGCTATATCAATCAGCACTGGATTCTGTGCCACCTTCTATTCCTGCCTCTTTATCGCCTGCTTTGTTTTGGTGCTGACCCAAAGTTCCATCTTTAGCCTTCTTGCCATTGCTGCAGATCGTTACATTGCCATCCGCATCCCACTAAG GTATAACAGCCTGGTGACCAGCCAAAGAGCTAACATTATCATTGCTGTCTGCTGGCTGCTTTCTTTTATCATTGGATTAACCCCTATGTTGGGCTGGCACAAGAACTTTGACAATTCTAATGACAAAAATGAAACCAATAAAACCAACACCTCTACGATGTCACCTACATGCAGCCCTCCCATGCTAGAGTGCTTGTTTGAAAGTGTGGTAACCATGGATTATAtggtatattataatttttttgcctGCGTTCTAGTACCCTTGCTCCTAATGTTGGGCATATACTTGCGCATTTTCATGGCAGCACGGCGACAACTAAAGCAAATGGAGCTTAAAGTGGTATGTGGAGAACGCTCACGTTCCACGCTACAGAGGGAGGTTCACGCAGCCAAGTCTTTGGCCATCATTGTTGGGCTATTTGCTTTGTGCTGGCTACCTTTACACATTATCAACTGTTTTAACCTGTTCTGCGAGGGGTGTGATCGTCCCCCTACATGGCTCATGTACTTTGCCATTCTCCTTTCCCATGTTAACTCAGTGGTGAACCCTTTGATTTATGCCTACCGAATCCGTGAATTTCGACATACATTCCGTAAGATATTACACCAAAACCTACTGGGCAGGGCTGAGCCATTCCAATCAAGGACCGTCAGTTCCAAGTCACTGTCTTATGGAGCAGACGAAGAGGCAGGACACATCCATATTCGTCACAGTAGCTCCATTCATAGTACTCACTCCAACGGGAGTTGCAAGTTGAAGGATGTATGGCATCAAAATGGGTGTCAGATAGGACATAAGGTGGAGAGGACAGGATGGCACAagtgtgaaaaacaaaaaaaggagacACTGGAGATATCCCAAATTAAGTCACTCATGGGAACCTGA